A single genomic interval of Rhododendron vialii isolate Sample 1 chromosome 3a, ASM3025357v1 harbors:
- the LOC131319372 gene encoding OVARIAN TUMOR DOMAIN-containing deubiquitinating enzyme 4-like, whose translation MLGVLCARHKPWILASLSLAHTSSAATAAHCNRLSVTTPTRLTGWINGGLHHQQPRRHHSTACLLGGGGAKSSGVGAASIWHAILPSGGGGCRRPAFHHVQMKGEGSWNVACDARPARWLHRPDSAWLLFGVCACLAAPLVCGDVVNSEPVTDVKDSNLCKTDGNFGNHRVTAVTADGRCLFRAIAHVACLRNREEAPNEDRQKELADDLRAQVVDELLRRRKEIEWSIEGDFDAYVKRIEQPYVWGGEPELLMASHVVKTPITVYMIDRSSGDLVKIAQYGEEYQKDKESPITILFHGYGHYDILEAISNENYQ comes from the exons ATGCTCGGGGTCCTGTGCGCACGCCACAAGCCTTGGATCCTCGCCTCGTTGTCACTGGCCCACACCTCCTCGGCGGCGACGGCGGCTCACTGCAACCGGCTCTCTGTGACCACCCCGACGAGGCTAACCGGCTGGATCAACGGAGGTCTTCATCACCAGCAGCCCCGCCGCCACCACTCCACCGCCTGCCTCCTCGGCGGCGGCGGCGCCAAATCCAGTGGTGTCGGCGCGGCGTCGATATGGCACGCGATCCTGCCGTCCGGCGGCGGCGGGTGCAGGCGGCCGGCTTTCCACCACGTGCAGATGAAGGGGGAAGGGTCGTGGAACGTGGCGTGTGATGCGCGGCCGGCTCGGTGGCTCCACCGCCCTGACTCGGCGTGGCTCCTGTTCGGCGTCTGTGCCTGCCTCGCCGCGCCGTTGGTTTGCGGTGATGTCGTGAATTCCGAGCCAGTCACGGACGTGAAAGATAGCAATCTTTGTAAAACGGACGGAAACTTTGGCAATCACAGAGTCACAG CGGTGACTGCCGATGGTCGATGCCTATTTAGAGCAATAGCTCATGTGGCTTGCTTGAGAAACAGAGAAGAAGCTCCTAATGAGGATCGACAGAAAGAACTCGCTGATGATCTAAGAGCTCAG GTTGTGGATGAGCTCTTAAGGAGGCGGAAAGAGATCGAATG GTCCATTGAAGGAGATTTTGATGCATATGTGAAAAGAATAGAACAACCTTATGTATGGGGTGGAGAGCCTGAGTTGCTGATGGCTTCCCATGTTGTCAA GACGCCGATTACCGTCTACATGATTGATAGAAGCTCAGGTGATTTGGTAAAGATAGCGCAGTATGGAGAAGAGTACCAGAAGGATAAAGAGAGCCCTATCACTATTCTGTTTCATGGGTATGGTCACTATGACATATTGGAGGCCATTTCCAATGAAAATTACCAGTGA
- the LOC131319533 gene encoding glucomannan 4-beta-mannosyltransferase 9-like, producing the protein MDRLSSGSENGMAWEQGKAPLIVPVLRLMVVVCLAMSVMLFLERVYMGIVIVGIKLLKRKGVKKYKWEPMKEDLELGNGAYPMVLVQIPMFNEKEVYQLSIGAACGLSWPSDRIVIQVLDDSTDPTCKELVGVECRRWANKGINIKYEIRDNRNGYKAGALQDGMKQSYAKYCDYVVIFDADFQPEADFLWRTIPYLVHNPELALVQARWKFVNADECLMTRMQEMSLDYHFTVEQEVGSATYAFFGFNGTAGVWRISALTEAGGWKSRTTVEDMDLAVRASLKGWKFVYVGELKVKNELPSTFKAYRYQQHRWSCGPANLFRKMAMEILRNKKVTLWKKLYVIYSFFFVRKIVAHLVTFIFYCVVMPATVLVPEVQVPKWGAVYIPSVITILNAVGTPRSLHLLVFWVLFENVMSLHRTKATFIGLLEASRVNEWIVTEKLGDAFKMRMASKGFKKPRIRIGERLHLLELIVGIYLFVCGCYDIALGKNHYFLYLFLQSMAFFIAGFGYIGTFIPNSP; encoded by the exons ATGGATAGGCTATCCTCGGGGTCGGAAAATGGAATGGCGTGGGAGCAGGGGAAGGCGCCGCTGATAGTGCCGGTGCTAAggttgatggtggtggtgtgttTGGCAATGTCTGTAATGCTGTTTCTGGAGAGAGTTTATATGGGGATTGTTATAGTCGGGATAAAGTTGCTGAAGAGAAAGGGAGTGAAGAAGTACAAGTGGGAGCCCATGAAGGAAGATTTGGAGCTTGGGAATGGAGCCTACCCCATGGTTCTTGTTCAAATCCCCATGTTCAATGAGAAAGAG GTTTATCAGCTATCAATAGGAGCAGCATGTGGCCTTTCGTGGCCGTCAGATCGAATCGTAATTCAAGTTCTTGACGATTCAACAGACCCTACCTGCAAG GAGTTGGTGGGGGTGGAGTGCAGGAGGTGGGCAAACAAAGGAATAAACATTAAGTATGAGATAAGAGACAACAGGAATGGGTACAAAGCAGGGGCCCTCCAAGATGGAATGAAACAGAGCTATGCCAAGTATTGTGACTACGTggtaatatttgatgctgattTCCAACCCGAAGCTGATTTCTTGTGGCGAACCATTCCTTATCTTGTCCACAACCCTGAACTTGCCCTTGTCCAAGCCCGCTGGAAATTTG TGAATGCAGATGAGTGTTTGATGACAAGAATGCAGGAGATGTCATTGGATTACCACTTCACAGTTGAGCAGGAAGTTGGTTCAGCTACTTACGCCTTCTTCGGCTTTAATG GGACTGCTGGTGTATGGAGGATTTCTGCACTCACTGAGGCAGGAGGATGGAAGTCCCGTACAACGGTGGAGGACATGGATCTGGCTGTAAGAGCTAGTCTTAAGGGCTGGAAATTTGTTTATGTTGGTGAGCTCAAG GTGAAGAATGAACTGCCAAGTACTTTCAAAGCCTACCGTTATCAGCAGCACAGGTGGTCCTGTGGCCCTGCCAATCTCTTCAGGAAAATGGCAATGGAAATTTTACGAAACAAG AAAGTCACTCTGTGGAAGAAGCTTTATGTGATCTACAGTTTTTTCTTTGTTAGGAAGATTGTTGCCCATCTTGTCACATTCATCTTCTACTGTGTTGTTATGCCCGCAACCGTTTTGGTTCCTGAAGTTCAAGTTCCTAAATGGGGAGCTGTTTACATTCCTTCTGTCATAACTATTCTCAACGCTGTCGGAACCCCAAG GTCACTGCACTTATTGGTTTTTTGGgtactttttgaaaatgtcatGTCCTTGCATCGGACTAAGGCGACGTTCATAGGCCTGCTTGAGGCCTCCAGAGTTAACGAATGGATCGTCACTGAAAAATTGGGGGATGCTTTCAAAATGCGAATGGCTTCCAAGGGATTCAAAAAACCTCGAATCAGAATCGGAGAAAG ACTCCATCTTCTAGAGCTAATTGTTGGGATCTATCTGTTCGTATGTGGATGCTACGATATTGCCCTTGGGAAGAACCACTACTTCCTTTACCTCTTCCTCCAATCCATGGCTTTCTTCATCGCAGGATTCGGTTATATTGGAACGTTCATCCCAAACAGCCCTTAA